One Halioglobus japonicus DNA segment encodes these proteins:
- a CDS encoding tetratricopeptide repeat-containing sulfotransferase family protein, translating to MPQSPAPEQQSISAVVAALRNGDIGTAETLCRNYLIESPGSVPHLQLLARILVRQSALTQALEQLEMAIKIAPDFAPLYEDLGSIRGMQGDHHAAIDALKRAVQIDPGLSSAHKKLAQALQATGRHNEIDEAMEGFLDHNADAALVATGAEHWRAGRMTEAEDTLKKALRSNPDNVDAMRFLAMVYHGEGRQLDDAEALLRRAIGIAPDFHQALGNLGRILIENGKTEEAAEIYERWVALKPDNDEAWSGLGRARAHLGEIEAAVAAYRESIKLNPDIASVHMALAHMLKTIGQQEDALTAYRESVRIKPSLGESYWSMANLKIFKFKPEEVTSMEAQLNTEEVSEQGRVNFHFALGKAYEDQRDYERAWHHYHTGNQLQRPRVDYDPVENGMHLRKLREAFSAARFAANTDAGCDDPSPIFIVGMPRSGSTLIEQILASHSLVEGTAELPNLAAIATGTGRYRHDGLIYPGTVDALTSRDFTAYGKEYLQQVQRHRVQGTPHFIDKMPNNFIHVGWIALTLPNARIINTRRHPMDSCLGVYKQLFAKGQHFTYDMFELAEFYQGYVDLMEYWHEVLPGKVLDVHYEDTVTDLEGQVRRILDYCGLPFEENCLRYYETDRAVKTASSEQVRQPIYTSALGLWRNYESHLGEWQEAMADIIDTLPPSVRAASG from the coding sequence ATGCCACAATCACCAGCTCCTGAACAGCAATCCATCAGTGCCGTGGTCGCCGCCCTGCGCAATGGGGATATTGGCACTGCCGAAACCCTGTGCCGTAACTATCTAATCGAGAGCCCGGGTTCTGTTCCACACCTGCAACTATTGGCCCGCATCCTGGTTCGCCAAAGCGCGCTAACCCAGGCGCTGGAACAACTGGAGATGGCCATAAAAATCGCGCCGGACTTTGCCCCCCTGTACGAGGACCTCGGCAGCATACGCGGCATGCAAGGTGATCATCACGCTGCTATCGATGCTCTCAAGCGCGCGGTACAGATTGATCCGGGGCTCAGCTCTGCACACAAGAAACTGGCCCAGGCCCTGCAGGCAACAGGACGTCACAATGAGATCGATGAGGCCATGGAAGGGTTTCTCGATCACAATGCGGACGCCGCACTCGTGGCTACCGGCGCTGAACATTGGCGCGCCGGACGTATGACCGAGGCCGAAGACACACTCAAGAAAGCGCTGCGCTCCAATCCCGACAATGTAGACGCAATGCGTTTCCTGGCCATGGTCTATCACGGTGAGGGCCGCCAGCTCGACGACGCTGAAGCCCTGCTGCGCCGCGCTATTGGCATCGCCCCGGACTTTCACCAGGCGCTGGGCAATCTGGGTCGGATTCTTATCGAGAACGGCAAAACAGAGGAGGCGGCGGAAATCTACGAGCGCTGGGTCGCACTCAAACCTGACAATGACGAGGCCTGGTCAGGCCTGGGGCGCGCCCGCGCCCACCTCGGCGAAATCGAAGCCGCGGTTGCGGCGTATCGCGAGTCAATCAAGCTTAATCCAGACATCGCCTCGGTTCACATGGCCCTGGCACATATGCTGAAGACCATCGGCCAGCAAGAAGACGCCCTGACGGCGTATCGCGAGTCAGTACGCATCAAGCCCAGCCTGGGTGAAAGCTATTGGAGCATGGCCAACCTCAAAATATTCAAGTTCAAGCCCGAGGAAGTCACTTCAATGGAGGCTCAGCTGAACACCGAAGAAGTTTCGGAACAAGGTCGGGTCAACTTTCACTTTGCCTTGGGCAAAGCCTACGAAGACCAACGCGATTACGAGCGTGCCTGGCATCACTACCACACGGGCAATCAATTACAGCGCCCACGCGTAGACTACGACCCTGTCGAAAACGGCATGCACCTTCGCAAACTTCGCGAGGCATTCAGCGCAGCGCGTTTCGCCGCCAATACCGATGCTGGTTGCGATGATCCATCACCCATTTTCATTGTAGGCATGCCGCGCTCTGGCTCTACCTTGATTGAGCAGATTCTCGCGTCCCACAGCCTGGTTGAAGGCACCGCAGAGCTCCCCAATCTCGCTGCGATTGCCACTGGCACAGGTCGGTACCGCCATGACGGCCTGATTTATCCGGGCACCGTTGATGCGCTGACGTCGCGTGATTTCACAGCGTATGGAAAGGAATACCTGCAACAGGTGCAGCGCCATCGGGTTCAGGGTACACCCCATTTTATCGACAAAATGCCCAACAATTTTATTCATGTCGGGTGGATTGCACTCACCCTGCCCAATGCCCGCATCATCAATACCCGACGCCACCCTATGGACAGCTGCCTGGGTGTTTACAAACAGCTGTTTGCCAAGGGCCAGCATTTTACCTACGACATGTTTGAACTCGCCGAGTTCTATCAGGGGTATGTCGACCTTATGGAGTACTGGCACGAAGTACTGCCAGGTAAAGTGCTCGATGTCCATTATGAGGACACGGTGACAGACCTCGAAGGTCAAGTCAGGCGTATTCTGGATTATTGCGGACTACCCTTTGAGGAAAACTGCCTGCGCTACTACGAGACCGACCGGGCGGTAAAAACCGCCAGCTCCGAACAGGTCAGGCAGCCCATTTACACCAGCGCACTTGGTCTGTGGCGCAACTACGAATCACACCTGGGAGAGTGGCAGGAAGCGATGGCAGACATTATCGACACGCTGCCACCGTCGGTACGTGCTGCGTCAGGATGA
- the melB gene encoding melibiose:sodium transporter MelB, with amino-acid sequence MSNSNEMDAQQSDSVSLGTKVSYGLGALGKDFACSIIYIFLMYYYTDVAGLSAAFVGTLFLVARGVDAVTDPMMGLVVDNTRSRFGKFRPWIVIGTLVNSFALVAVFSTHMLTGPWLYVYAAVTYILWGVTYTIMDIPYWSMVPALSSSRPQRERLVVWPRIFASIAWMLMGGYGLWAVGILGGDNKGEGFFYLSLAIVVSFVASALITFFMVKEKFSAPATAARFTMADVKNIIMSNDQLKVLIGVVLTFNIAIQLIGGFAIYYYTYAVGREDLYPTFALASGAAEIAGVFVFPWLCRVLPRRIMWLLACAFPVLCSLVLLFTGIFSPESALLAAIAGGVLKFGGGLSNGLSTVMLADVVDYGEYRTGQRSESIIFSVQTMLVKFAGAFSGFFIGVGLSLVGYIPNVVQSEETVLGLRFMMIGTPFILVILSALIYRSWYKLHDQFQEQVIEHITTRKGVPAEA; translated from the coding sequence GTGAGCAATAGCAACGAAATGGACGCGCAACAGAGCGACAGCGTCAGCCTCGGTACCAAGGTTTCGTATGGCCTGGGGGCGCTGGGCAAAGACTTCGCCTGCTCCATCATTTACATCTTCCTGATGTATTACTACACCGACGTGGCAGGTCTGTCGGCGGCGTTTGTTGGCACCTTGTTCCTGGTGGCCCGGGGAGTCGATGCGGTGACTGATCCGATGATGGGGCTGGTCGTCGACAACACTCGCAGTCGCTTTGGCAAGTTTCGTCCCTGGATTGTTATCGGCACGCTGGTCAATTCTTTTGCGCTGGTGGCGGTTTTCAGCACACATATGCTGACTGGCCCCTGGTTGTATGTGTATGCCGCGGTCACCTACATTTTATGGGGTGTGACCTACACCATTATGGATATTCCCTACTGGTCAATGGTCCCGGCCTTGTCCAGCAGTCGCCCCCAGCGCGAGCGTCTTGTGGTTTGGCCGCGCATTTTCGCGAGCATTGCCTGGATGTTAATGGGCGGGTATGGCCTCTGGGCCGTGGGTATCCTGGGCGGCGATAATAAGGGCGAAGGCTTCTTTTATCTCTCTCTGGCGATTGTTGTGTCGTTTGTCGCCAGCGCCCTGATTACGTTCTTCATGGTGAAAGAGAAATTCAGCGCTCCTGCGACCGCGGCCCGGTTTACGATGGCCGATGTGAAAAACATCATCATGAGTAACGACCAGCTCAAGGTACTTATCGGTGTTGTACTGACGTTCAATATCGCCATTCAGCTGATTGGCGGCTTCGCCATTTACTATTACACCTATGCCGTTGGTCGCGAAGATCTATATCCGACCTTCGCCCTGGCCTCCGGTGCCGCCGAGATAGCCGGTGTATTTGTCTTCCCCTGGCTGTGCCGGGTATTGCCGCGGCGGATCATGTGGCTGTTAGCGTGTGCGTTCCCTGTGCTGTGTTCGCTGGTGCTGCTGTTTACCGGCATCTTTTCACCGGAGAGCGCGCTGCTGGCTGCTATCGCGGGCGGGGTGCTCAAATTTGGCGGCGGCCTGTCCAACGGCCTGTCCACCGTCATGTTGGCTGATGTAGTGGACTACGGTGAATATCGTACCGGTCAGCGTTCAGAGAGCATTATTTTCTCGGTGCAGACAATGCTGGTGAAATTCGCCGGCGCTTTCTCCGGGTTCTTCATCGGTGTGGGTTTGTCGTTGGTGGGCTATATCCCGAACGTCGTGCAGTCTGAGGAAACTGTACTCGGATTGCGGTTTATGATGATTGGAACCCCCTTTATTCTCGTCATCCTGAGTGCGCTGATTTATCGCAGTTGGTATAAACTGCACGATCAGTTTCAGGAGCAGGTCATCGAGCACATTACAACCCGCAAGGGCGTGCCGGCTGAAGCCTGA
- a CDS encoding beta-galactosidase: MNALEILCKSEPRDWENPAVFAVNQLAPHAPLFSWTDETAARIGADSPRVRCLDGQWQFKLFACAEQVPAQWLHEDVAGTDEITVPGNWQLQGHDHPIYTNVKYPFPVEPPQVPADNPTGCYSLDVKLDEAWLDDGRVTLQFEGVNSAFYLVVNGQPVGYSQDSRLPAEFDISGALTPGMNRIAVMVLRWSDGSYLEDQDMWWLSGIFRSVRLLHKPASYLADYRVTTSDCLQTVAQVEVRASVHADAGHSLLAQLYDGSTAISETLATIDSDMEGGWCHLSLPVQAPRLWSAECPNLYRLTLSLLDDNGHVIDVEATDVGLREVAIADGLLMLNGQPLLIRGVNKHEHHPALGHAEPLAQVEQHLKLMKQNNFNAVRCSHYPHQSGFYALCDRLGLYVVDEANIETHGMQPMNALAEDTAWTGAFVDRMQRMVARDFNHPSVIIWSLGNESGYGAAHDKMYQWVRAADPSRPVQYEGGGADTPVTDIICPMYARTDEDFLYPGDTVPVPSLMTRLELDHERPVILCEYAHAMGNSLGNFGDYWDAFREQPRLQGGFIWDWVDQGLDKYTDAGRRFWAYGGDFGDTINDRQFCINGLVFPDMTPHPALQEARYCQQPLQFELRSAQPLRVQVSSEHLFRSTDNEHLYWEVVSADEVLAHGDHVLRLAPGEVSEIKLPVELPDNGESIWLNLRVEQPHATAWSESQHVVAQDQFVLRDMASASHYDVSAQVFLDQGDHWRIQAARSEWRIGKTSGRIESWLVDGVEQLAVEVADNFVRAPLDNDIGVSEVDRPDPNAWQVRWDNAGLWDLQHLCRDLVVDPERGSVTSMHDYMHNGRTVLATVWDMHFSESGQATLSIDVEVSEDAPPLPRVGLAMALTAAPQVIDWTGLGPHENYPDRLRAAQMGRWQLPLEQMHTDYIFPTDNGLRSHCQNLRLGNVQAQGDFYFSVSPYGQRQLREAMHTSDLEPAGVVYIYLDGFHMGVGGDDSWSPSVKPAYRLDGKRYHWSLELKQV, encoded by the coding sequence ATGAATGCACTGGAAATACTTTGTAAGAGCGAACCGCGTGATTGGGAAAATCCCGCTGTGTTCGCGGTTAATCAGCTGGCGCCTCATGCGCCACTGTTTTCCTGGACGGATGAAACAGCGGCGAGGATCGGTGCTGACAGTCCGCGTGTAAGGTGTCTGGACGGGCAGTGGCAATTCAAGTTGTTTGCGTGCGCTGAGCAAGTGCCTGCGCAGTGGTTACACGAGGACGTGGCAGGAACCGATGAGATTACCGTGCCGGGCAACTGGCAGTTGCAGGGCCACGACCATCCCATCTACACCAATGTGAAGTACCCATTCCCCGTTGAGCCACCACAGGTACCCGCAGACAATCCGACCGGCTGCTACTCGCTAGACGTTAAGCTGGACGAGGCATGGCTCGATGACGGGCGAGTAACGCTACAGTTTGAAGGCGTTAATAGTGCATTCTATCTGGTTGTTAATGGCCAGCCTGTTGGCTACTCACAGGATAGCCGCCTGCCCGCTGAATTTGATATCAGCGGAGCACTTACTCCCGGTATGAATCGTATCGCCGTCATGGTCCTGCGCTGGTCTGACGGCAGCTACCTGGAAGATCAGGACATGTGGTGGCTGAGCGGTATCTTTCGCTCAGTGCGTTTGCTCCATAAGCCAGCCAGCTACCTGGCAGATTATCGGGTCACAACCAGCGATTGCCTGCAAACGGTGGCGCAGGTGGAGGTGCGAGCGAGTGTGCACGCAGATGCAGGCCATTCGCTACTGGCCCAGTTGTACGATGGCAGCACCGCTATTAGCGAAACGTTAGCCACCATCGACAGCGATATGGAGGGAGGCTGGTGCCACCTGTCCTTGCCTGTACAAGCGCCCCGCCTGTGGAGTGCAGAGTGCCCGAACCTGTACCGCTTGACGCTCAGCCTGCTCGATGACAATGGTCACGTGATTGATGTGGAGGCCACTGATGTGGGGCTGCGCGAAGTGGCGATTGCTGATGGCTTGCTCATGCTCAATGGTCAGCCACTGCTGATTCGTGGGGTGAACAAGCATGAGCACCATCCCGCGCTTGGCCATGCTGAGCCTCTGGCGCAGGTTGAGCAGCACCTTAAGTTGATGAAGCAGAATAACTTTAATGCGGTGCGCTGTTCTCACTACCCGCATCAGTCTGGGTTTTACGCGTTGTGTGATCGGCTGGGGCTGTACGTCGTAGACGAGGCAAACATCGAAACCCATGGGATGCAGCCCATGAATGCATTGGCCGAGGACACCGCCTGGACGGGCGCCTTCGTGGACCGCATGCAGCGCATGGTCGCGCGTGACTTCAATCATCCCAGTGTCATTATCTGGTCGCTGGGGAATGAGTCTGGCTACGGCGCAGCTCATGACAAGATGTACCAGTGGGTGCGCGCCGCCGATCCTTCCCGGCCGGTGCAATATGAAGGCGGCGGCGCAGATACACCGGTTACTGACATTATCTGCCCGATGTACGCACGCACCGACGAAGATTTCCTTTATCCGGGCGATACAGTGCCGGTGCCTTCGTTGATGACGCGGCTTGAACTTGATCATGAGCGCCCTGTGATTCTTTGTGAATATGCCCATGCCATGGGGAATTCACTGGGCAACTTCGGCGACTATTGGGATGCCTTCCGTGAGCAGCCCCGACTGCAGGGCGGCTTCATCTGGGACTGGGTGGATCAGGGGCTGGATAAGTATACCGACGCAGGGCGCCGTTTCTGGGCCTATGGTGGTGACTTCGGCGATACCATTAACGATCGCCAGTTCTGTATTAATGGCCTGGTGTTTCCTGATATGACGCCTCATCCGGCGCTGCAGGAAGCGCGTTATTGCCAGCAGCCGCTGCAGTTCGAATTACGTTCCGCACAGCCACTGCGCGTCCAGGTGAGTAGTGAGCACCTGTTCCGTAGCACCGACAACGAGCATCTCTACTGGGAAGTGGTTAGCGCAGACGAAGTGCTTGCGCACGGTGACCATGTGCTGCGTCTGGCACCCGGTGAGGTCAGCGAGATTAAGCTGCCCGTTGAGCTCCCTGACAACGGAGAGTCGATATGGCTTAACCTGCGCGTCGAACAGCCTCATGCCACCGCCTGGTCAGAGTCGCAGCACGTGGTGGCACAGGATCAGTTCGTGCTGCGCGACATGGCGTCTGCATCGCACTACGATGTGTCGGCTCAAGTATTTCTCGATCAGGGTGATCACTGGCGTATTCAGGCTGCTCGCAGTGAGTGGCGAATTGGCAAGACCAGTGGCCGCATCGAATCCTGGTTGGTCGATGGCGTGGAACAACTGGCGGTAGAGGTCGCGGACAATTTTGTGCGGGCGCCATTGGACAACGATATAGGCGTCAGTGAGGTGGACAGACCCGATCCGAATGCCTGGCAAGTGCGCTGGGACAATGCGGGCCTATGGGATCTGCAGCACTTGTGCCGTGACCTGGTTGTAGACCCGGAGCGGGGTTCCGTTACCAGCATGCATGACTATATGCACAACGGACGTACTGTATTGGCGACTGTCTGGGACATGCATTTCAGCGAGTCTGGGCAGGCGACACTGAGCATTGATGTGGAGGTCAGCGAAGATGCGCCGCCACTCCCTAGAGTCGGCCTGGCAATGGCACTTACCGCAGCCCCCCAGGTCATCGACTGGACCGGTCTCGGGCCCCATGAGAATTACCCGGATCGCCTGCGTGCCGCTCAAATGGGCCGGTGGCAGTTGCCACTGGAGCAAATGCACACGGACTATATTTTCCCTACCGACAACGGCTTGCGCTCCCATTGTCAGAATCTGCGGCTGGGTAACGTGCAGGCTCAGGGAGACTTCTATTTCAGCGTATCGCCTTATGGGCAGCGGCAGCTGCGTGAGGCAATGCATACCAGCGATTTGGAGCCTGCGGGTGTTGTCTATATCTATCTGGATGGTTTTCATATGGGTGTCGGTGGCGATGACTCCTGGTCGCCAAGTGTGAAGCCAGCGTATCGGCTGGACGGTAAGCGCTATCATTGGTCGTTAGAACTGAAGCAGGTGTAA
- a CDS encoding UDP-glucose--hexose-1-phosphate uridylyltransferase has protein sequence MGAFNREDNPHRRRNPLTGDWVLVSPHRSKRPWQGQTEEAVPSEASTYEESCYLCPGNRRVNGEQNPNYTGPWVFDNDFAALQDTGLTERSDDPLMAMQAVSGVSRVICYSERHDLTLPQLPVSGVQALVDTWCEQWDELSRQYRWVQIFENKGAINGCSNPHPHGQIWASDFMPTLVAREDEQQADYLQRHGSSLLLDYAHRELEQGERVVCQNDDWLAVVPWWASWPFETLLMPLAPTPDLAALSNERRVSLAGILQNLTMRYDNLFKCSFPYSMGWHGAPAGDTRGCWQLHAHFYPPLLRSATVKKFMVGYEMLAEVQRDLTPEQAAARLRDQPGKHYLES, from the coding sequence ATGGGTGCTTTCAATCGGGAAGATAATCCCCATCGCCGGCGTAATCCGCTAACCGGTGACTGGGTGTTGGTCTCTCCTCACCGCAGCAAACGTCCCTGGCAGGGACAGACTGAAGAGGCCGTGCCAAGCGAGGCGTCAACCTATGAAGAAAGCTGTTATTTGTGTCCCGGCAATCGTCGTGTCAATGGTGAGCAGAATCCGAACTATACCGGCCCCTGGGTATTCGATAACGACTTCGCGGCCCTGCAGGATACCGGGCTGACCGAACGCAGCGATGACCCGCTCATGGCAATGCAGGCGGTATCAGGTGTCAGCCGGGTGATCTGCTATTCAGAACGCCACGATCTTACGCTGCCTCAATTGCCCGTGAGCGGCGTGCAGGCGCTGGTTGATACTTGGTGCGAACAATGGGATGAATTGTCCAGGCAATACCGGTGGGTGCAGATCTTTGAAAACAAGGGAGCGATTAACGGCTGCTCGAACCCCCATCCACACGGCCAGATTTGGGCCAGTGACTTTATGCCCACATTGGTCGCGCGCGAAGATGAGCAGCAGGCGGATTATCTACAGAGGCATGGTTCCTCACTGCTGCTCGACTACGCCCACCGCGAGCTGGAACAGGGCGAGCGCGTGGTTTGCCAGAACGATGACTGGCTGGCGGTGGTTCCCTGGTGGGCAAGCTGGCCTTTTGAGACTTTACTCATGCCTTTGGCCCCGACGCCAGACCTGGCGGCTCTGAGCAATGAGCGCCGTGTATCGCTGGCAGGCATACTGCAAAACCTCACAATGCGCTACGACAATCTGTTCAAGTGTTCTTTTCCCTACAGTATGGGCTGGCATGGTGCGCCGGCGGGTGACACGCGAGGGTGCTGGCAGTTGCACGCCCATTTTTACCCGCCGTTGTTGCGCTCAGCGACAGTAAAGAAATTCATGGTGGGATATGAAATGCTCGCTGAAGTGCAGCGAGACCTCACACCTGAGCAGGCCGCTGCCAGGCTGCGTGACCAGCCTGGCAAACATTATCTGGAAAGCTAG
- the galK gene encoding galactokinase, protein MQDQILSAFESTFGARPAALVRAPGRVNLIGEHTDYNAGYVLPCAISYETLVAISPRQDSQVNVIALDWELQCDTFDLQQPIDHHPQQQWSNYVRGVAVELIRRDYALRGCDIAITGNVPQGAGLSSSAALEVGLAKAMLIASDLDAHPLELALIGQAAENDFVGCACGIMDQLISAAGVNGQALLIDCQDLAITSVRLPDSLRLVMINSNVQRGLVDSEYNTRREQCEAVAAHFGLSSLRQLDPAQFAARASELEPVARKRAQHVLEENQRVLDTVAALEQGDLPRLGQLMAASHASMRDLFEITTPEIDLLVETLSEVAGERGGARMTGGGFGGCVVALLAEDLVDSALHEVNRRYFAATGLRETVYQSEPCAGVSVIFTD, encoded by the coding sequence ATGCAAGACCAAATCCTGTCGGCCTTCGAGTCGACATTCGGTGCCCGCCCTGCGGCGCTGGTGCGAGCCCCTGGCAGAGTCAATCTGATTGGCGAACACACCGATTACAACGCGGGCTATGTGCTGCCTTGTGCCATTTCCTATGAAACACTGGTGGCGATCAGCCCCCGGCAGGATTCACAGGTCAATGTGATTGCGCTGGACTGGGAGTTGCAGTGCGACACTTTTGATCTACAGCAGCCGATAGACCATCACCCACAGCAGCAGTGGAGTAATTATGTGCGTGGTGTCGCAGTGGAGCTGATCCGGCGCGACTACGCTTTGCGTGGCTGCGATATCGCCATCACCGGCAACGTGCCCCAGGGGGCTGGTTTGAGCTCATCCGCCGCGCTGGAGGTAGGCCTCGCCAAGGCTATGCTGATCGCCAGCGATCTCGATGCGCACCCCCTGGAGTTGGCGCTGATCGGGCAGGCTGCAGAGAATGACTTTGTCGGCTGTGCCTGCGGCATTATGGATCAACTGATCAGCGCTGCTGGCGTCAATGGGCAGGCGTTGCTGATCGATTGCCAGGACCTTGCCATCACATCGGTCCGCTTACCGGATTCCCTGCGCCTGGTCATGATTAATTCGAACGTGCAGCGCGGGCTGGTCGATAGTGAATACAACACGCGCCGAGAGCAGTGTGAAGCGGTAGCAGCGCACTTCGGCCTCAGCAGTCTGCGCCAGTTAGACCCCGCCCAGTTTGCGGCCAGGGCCTCTGAGCTGGAGCCCGTCGCCAGAAAGCGCGCCCAGCACGTACTCGAGGAAAATCAACGGGTGCTGGATACCGTTGCCGCATTGGAGCAGGGTGATCTGCCAAGGCTCGGGCAGTTGATGGCGGCCAGCCACGCCTCCATGCGTGATTTGTTTGAAATCACCACGCCGGAAATCGACCTGCTGGTCGAGACCCTGTCTGAGGTGGCGGGTGAGCGCGGTGGGGCGCGTATGACCGGCGGCGGTTTCGGTGGCTGTGTCGTTGCGCTACTGGCCGAAGACCTAGTTGATTCGGCGCTGCATGAGGTCAATAGGCGCTACTTTGCCGCCACTGGGCTTCGTGAGACGGTCTATCAGAGCGAACCCTGCGCCGGTGTTTCGGTTATTTTTACAGATTAA
- a CDS encoding glycoside hydrolase family 30 protein, giving the protein MIRSRRLLRSFSFLSLVVAPALQASDAQTLSIDYQQTFQTIEAFGASDAWAIDPAVKRWQHEGNPEAVDMLADLLFDTQEGIGLSAWRFNIGAGSAEQGDESSIPDPYRRAELFVAEPGGEVDASKQAGQVRFLQAAHQRGVETFVAFANSPPHWATKNGLTHPADGAGVGSTNLNPVHRDDFTQFLVRVLQHLRSDAVGVPVNYISPANEPTWHWQDQTQEGSRYNNEDLKALYRSLFGALKAQGLEHAVEIDGPEAPEYRVALDDDLHKDLYGKVYQGGMNKEGEGSFRNYFTEFLGDPQMQSLLGNKVSLHGYFSEQGELQLGPLRDAMMENLSRYSPSPRVWMSEYCVLGGPGDVRDFDGHGFDAEDYHLAEHIARIIHRDFTRLNVTAWFWWLALTPYDYKDGLIQVADDLDAGSVKPSKVFWALGQYSRFIRPGYERVAAPGFDDVHGLMASAYRSPENKRLVVVVVNAGDQSQSLSLEYQNLPAERAVALPKIYKTDATSNLAHSPALLNQGRVTLPAHSIVSLVVDLVADTQ; this is encoded by the coding sequence GTGATCAGATCACGGCGGCTGCTCCGCTCTTTCAGTTTTCTTTCTCTGGTGGTGGCGCCTGCGCTGCAGGCTTCTGATGCTCAAACCCTGAGTATTGATTACCAGCAGACATTCCAGACCATCGAAGCCTTTGGCGCATCCGATGCCTGGGCGATCGACCCTGCAGTGAAACGCTGGCAGCACGAGGGTAATCCAGAGGCCGTCGACATGCTGGCCGATCTCCTGTTTGACACCCAAGAGGGCATAGGCCTTTCAGCCTGGCGGTTCAATATAGGCGCAGGCAGTGCCGAGCAAGGGGATGAGAGCAGTATTCCCGATCCCTATCGTCGTGCTGAGTTGTTTGTGGCTGAGCCCGGCGGTGAGGTTGATGCAAGTAAGCAGGCGGGCCAGGTGCGGTTTTTGCAGGCGGCTCACCAGCGGGGCGTGGAAACCTTTGTGGCCTTTGCGAACAGTCCTCCACACTGGGCGACCAAGAATGGCCTGACGCATCCAGCAGACGGTGCGGGCGTGGGCTCCACCAACCTGAACCCCGTGCACCGTGATGACTTCACCCAGTTTCTTGTGCGGGTGCTACAGCATCTTCGCAGTGATGCGGTTGGTGTGCCCGTGAACTACATCAGCCCCGCCAACGAGCCCACCTGGCATTGGCAGGACCAGACTCAGGAAGGTAGTCGTTATAACAACGAAGATCTGAAAGCACTGTATCGTTCACTCTTCGGGGCACTGAAAGCTCAGGGACTTGAACATGCCGTGGAGATAGATGGCCCTGAAGCCCCCGAATATCGGGTGGCCCTCGACGACGATCTGCACAAGGACCTTTATGGCAAGGTCTATCAGGGCGGCATGAATAAGGAAGGCGAGGGCAGTTTCAGGAACTACTTTACCGAGTTTCTGGGCGACCCACAGATGCAATCCCTGCTCGGTAACAAGGTCTCGTTGCACGGTTATTTCTCTGAGCAGGGTGAGTTACAGCTGGGTCCATTGCGTGACGCCATGATGGAAAATCTTTCCCGATATTCGCCGTCACCCAGGGTGTGGATGAGTGAATACTGTGTGTTGGGCGGCCCAGGCGATGTTCGCGATTTCGATGGGCACGGTTTTGATGCCGAGGATTATCACCTGGCGGAGCATATTGCGCGCATCATTCATCGCGACTTCACTCGCCTCAACGTCACCGCGTGGTTCTGGTGGTTGGCACTGACGCCCTACGATTACAAGGACGGGTTGATTCAGGTGGCAGATGATCTCGATGCAGGGTCCGTGAAGCCTTCTAAAGTGTTCTGGGCGCTGGGGCAGTACAGCCGCTTTATTCGCCCGGGCTACGAGCGTGTGGCAGCACCCGGCTTTGACGATGTTCACGGCCTAATGGCTTCCGCCTATCGCAGCCCCGAAAACAAGCGTCTGGTGGTGGTTGTCGTTAATGCGGGTGATCAATCCCAGTCGCTGTCACTTGAATACCAGAACTTGCCGGCAGAACGTGCTGTCGCCTTACCCAAAATCTACAAGACCGACGCGACAAGCAATCTCGCCCACTCACCAGCTCTACTGAATCAGGGGCGGGTAACGCTGCCTGCACACAGTATCGTCAGCCTGGTGGTGGATCTCGTCGCGGATACACAATGA